A genome region from Cognatishimia activa includes the following:
- the putA gene encoding bifunctional proline dehydrogenase/L-glutamate gamma-semialdehyde dehydrogenase PutA has product MTDSRRSIDTETYAPEAEVLAKLVEQANLNDAARAAIGEKAEHLVRQIRGNSKPGLMEVFLAEYGLSTDEGVALMCLAEALLRVPDAETIDALIEDKIAPSDWGKHLGQSTSSLVNASTWALMLTGKVLDDGDSGVISALRGAIKRLGEPVIRTAVGRAMKEMGRQFVLGETIEAAMKRAQDMEAQGYSYSYDMLGEAAKTDADAMRYHLAYSRAISAIAAGCNNEDIRDNPGISVKLSALHPRYEVAQKARVMDELVPRLHGLALLAKSAGMGLNIDAEEADRLSLSMDVIEAVLADPALKEWDGFGVVVQAYGKRAAYTLDYLYELATRLDRKIMVRLVKGAYWDTEIKNAQVMGLDGFPVFTAKAATDVSYIANARKLLGMTDRIYPQFATHNAHTVAAVLGMAEDFDTFEFQRLHGMGDALHDVVLKENKTRCRIYAPVGAHRDLLAYLVRRLLENGANSSFVNQIVDEEVPPSVVARDPFEAIKDEQVKLPTGDELFEPERPNSKGMDLRDIPTIERLEETRAPFRETTWAANPLIAGEAQPQGAQPVENPYLPADSAGTVAHASDADIQTALASAKPWDADAETRGAVLAKAADLYEANVGTFFALLAREAGKTPLDQIAELREAVDFLRYYGANAPSTPPAGTFTCISPWNFPLAIFTGQIAAALAAGNAVLAKPADQTPLIAYEAVKLLHEAGVPREALQLLPGSGAHVGAALTSDPRVDGVCFTGSTATAKRIRKTMADNLAPGAPLIAETGGLNAMIVDSTALPEQAVTAIVESAFQSAGQRCSALRCLYVQEDIASDLLHMLKGAAKELKMGDPWEYSTDVGPLIDATAQARFSDHIAAARAEGRVMFELDTPNTGNFLAPTMIGVSGIEDLKEEIFGPVLHVATFKANELDKVIAAINATGYGLTFGLQTRIDDRVQHVSESIHAGNIYVNRNQIGAIVGSQPFGGEGLSGTGPKAGGPQYLSRFAKRETPSVDTTWPDAAEATKVAQAIADCPAGAAPVTTSLPGPTGESNRLAHFARDPFLCMGPGQSTAEAQRDAVIAAGGRAVLVDRMVDPQQLAHLEGIAGAIWWGDATQARAYDQALASRDGAILPLLTGQPDAGYVRGERHVCVDTTAAGGNAALLGGAS; this is encoded by the coding sequence ATGACAGATTCCCGCCGTTCCATCGATACAGAAACCTACGCCCCAGAGGCTGAGGTTCTTGCCAAGCTTGTCGAGCAAGCCAATCTTAACGATGCCGCGCGCGCTGCAATTGGCGAAAAAGCAGAGCATCTGGTGCGTCAGATCCGTGGGAATTCGAAACCGGGCCTTATGGAAGTCTTCCTTGCAGAATATGGCCTGTCGACCGACGAAGGCGTCGCACTGATGTGTCTGGCCGAAGCGCTGCTGCGTGTTCCGGATGCGGAAACCATCGACGCTTTGATCGAAGACAAGATTGCTCCGTCTGATTGGGGCAAGCACCTTGGGCAATCCACGTCGTCTCTGGTGAACGCCTCGACCTGGGCTTTGATGCTGACCGGTAAGGTTCTGGACGACGGCGACAGCGGCGTCATCAGCGCCTTGCGCGGTGCGATCAAGCGTTTGGGTGAGCCTGTCATCCGGACAGCCGTGGGCCGCGCGATGAAAGAAATGGGCCGTCAGTTCGTTCTGGGCGAAACCATCGAGGCCGCGATGAAACGTGCTCAGGACATGGAAGCGCAAGGCTACTCCTATTCCTACGACATGCTGGGCGAAGCAGCGAAAACTGACGCCGATGCGATGCGCTATCACCTCGCCTATTCCCGCGCGATCTCGGCCATTGCGGCAGGCTGCAACAATGAGGACATCCGCGACAATCCGGGCATCTCTGTAAAACTCTCGGCACTGCACCCCCGCTATGAAGTCGCGCAAAAAGCCCGCGTTATGGACGAGTTGGTGCCACGCCTGCATGGCCTTGCGCTCTTGGCGAAATCTGCGGGCATGGGTCTCAATATCGACGCAGAAGAGGCCGACCGCCTGTCTCTGTCCATGGATGTGATCGAAGCGGTTCTCGCCGATCCGGCGCTCAAGGAGTGGGACGGCTTTGGCGTTGTGGTGCAGGCCTATGGCAAGCGCGCGGCCTATACGCTGGATTACCTCTATGAACTCGCGACCCGTTTGGATCGCAAGATCATGGTGCGTCTGGTGAAAGGCGCCTATTGGGACACAGAAATCAAAAACGCGCAGGTCATGGGTCTCGATGGCTTCCCAGTGTTTACCGCGAAAGCGGCAACCGATGTCAGCTACATCGCCAATGCGCGCAAGCTGCTTGGTATGACCGACCGGATCTATCCGCAGTTCGCGACCCACAACGCCCATACGGTCGCAGCCGTTCTGGGCATGGCCGAAGACTTCGATACATTCGAATTCCAACGCCTCCACGGCATGGGCGACGCCCTGCATGACGTTGTTTTAAAAGAAAATAAAACACGCTGCCGGATCTATGCGCCAGTGGGCGCGCACCGTGACCTCTTGGCGTACCTCGTGCGTCGTCTGCTGGAAAACGGTGCGAACAGCTCCTTCGTGAACCAGATCGTGGACGAAGAGGTCCCGCCATCTGTCGTTGCCCGCGACCCGTTCGAAGCCATAAAGGACGAGCAGGTCAAACTGCCAACCGGTGACGAACTCTTTGAGCCCGAACGCCCGAACTCCAAGGGCATGGATCTGCGCGACATCCCGACAATTGAGCGTCTCGAAGAGACCCGCGCGCCATTCCGCGAGACCACATGGGCAGCAAACCCTCTGATCGCGGGCGAAGCACAGCCGCAAGGCGCGCAGCCCGTGGAAAACCCCTACCTGCCCGCGGATTCAGCAGGCACTGTCGCGCATGCCAGCGACGCCGATATCCAGACCGCGCTGGCCTCTGCAAAACCATGGGACGCGGACGCCGAAACCCGCGGAGCCGTTCTTGCGAAAGCTGCTGACCTCTATGAGGCCAATGTCGGCACCTTCTTTGCCCTTCTGGCGCGTGAGGCAGGTAAAACCCCGCTCGACCAAATCGCAGAACTGCGCGAAGCGGTGGACTTCCTGCGCTACTACGGAGCCAACGCGCCAAGCACGCCACCGGCCGGCACATTCACTTGCATCAGCCCTTGGAACTTCCCACTCGCGATCTTCACAGGCCAGATCGCTGCGGCTTTGGCGGCAGGCAACGCGGTGCTCGCTAAACCTGCGGATCAAACGCCTCTGATCGCCTATGAGGCCGTGAAACTGCTGCATGAGGCAGGTGTCCCACGCGAGGCTCTGCAACTTCTGCCAGGTTCTGGTGCCCATGTCGGCGCGGCTTTGACCTCGGACCCTCGCGTCGATGGGGTTTGCTTCACAGGCTCCACCGCCACCGCAAAACGCATCCGGAAAACCATGGCCGACAACCTCGCACCGGGCGCGCCTCTCATCGCCGAAACCGGTGGTCTAAACGCCATGATCGTGGACTCCACCGCCCTGCCCGAACAGGCCGTCACCGCCATTGTCGAAAGTGCTTTCCAATCTGCGGGCCAACGCTGTTCCGCCCTGCGCTGCCTTTACGTGCAAGAAGACATCGCAAGCGACCTGCTGCATATGCTGAAAGGCGCGGCCAAAGAGCTGAAGATGGGCGATCCTTGGGAATATTCCACCGATGTCGGCCCGCTAATCGATGCGACTGCTCAGGCACGCTTCAGCGACCATATCGCCGCCGCACGCGCCGAAGGCCGTGTGATGTTCGAACTGGACACACCAAACACCGGCAACTTCCTAGCCCCGACCATGATCGGCGTCAGCGGTATCGAAGATCTCAAAGAAGAGATCTTTGGCCCGGTTCTGCATGTGGCGACCTTCAAAGCCAATGAGCTGGACAAGGTCATCGCCGCGATCAACGCCACCGGATATGGCCTGACTTTCGGCCTGCAAACTCGGATCGATGACCGCGTGCAGCATGTCTCGGAAAGCATCCATGCGGGCAACATCTATGTAAACCGCAACCAGATCGGCGCGATCGTGGGCAGCCAGCCTTTTGGCGGCGAAGGCCTGTCCGGTACGGGCCCCAAAGCAGGCGGCCCGCAGTACCTATCGCGCTTTGCAAAACGGGAGACCCCGTCGGTTGACACCACATGGCCCGACGCAGCCGAGGCCACGAAAGTGGCCCAAGCCATCGCCGACTGCCCTGCTGGTGCTGCGCCTGTGACAACCTCCCTGCCCGGCCCAACCGGTGAATCCAACCGTCTGGCGCATTTCGCACGCGACCCGTTCCTGTGCATGGGTCCAGGCCAGTCCACCGCCGAAGCGCAGCGCGACGCCGTCATCGCCGCCGGTGGCCGTGCGGTCCTCGTAGACCGCATGGTAGACCCGCAACAGCTTGCTCATCTTGAGGGCATCGCAGGTGCAATCTGGTGGGGCGACGCAACTCAGGCCCGCGCCTATGATCAGGCGTTGGCGTCTCGCGATGGCGCGATCCTGCCCCTGCTGACCGGCCAACCGGATGCAGGCTATGTGCGCGGCGAGCGTCATGTCTGTGTCGACACCACAGCCGCGGGCGGTAACGCGGCACTTTTGGGTGGGGCCTCCTAA
- a CDS encoding rhomboid family intramembrane serine protease — protein sequence MFPIRDHNPSGRTPYVTYALIAINIVVFLYSFGLDGRGLNQFYSDYAMFPARISQGQDLQGLFTSMFLHGGFMHLAGNMLFLWIFGDNLEDDMGHVPFTLFYLAGGIGAGLAQVISEPMGTIPTVGASGAIAAVMGGYLLLYPRAKVDILLILIIFFRIFTIPAWVMLGLWFALQLVNGVNVDPETGGVAYWAHAGGFVIGFAMALPLWRRKGGTEYWSKTEGHPPHPEAKYRLSRSNVPTVGRNRSNVPRIGRRR from the coding sequence ATGTTTCCGATACGTGACCACAACCCCTCGGGGCGCACGCCCTATGTGACCTACGCCCTGATCGCCATTAATATCGTGGTGTTTCTTTACAGCTTTGGCCTTGATGGGCGCGGGCTGAACCAGTTCTATTCCGACTACGCCATGTTCCCCGCAAGGATCAGCCAGGGGCAGGATCTGCAGGGGCTGTTCACCTCGATGTTCCTGCACGGCGGCTTTATGCATTTGGCGGGCAACATGCTGTTCCTCTGGATTTTCGGAGACAATCTCGAGGATGATATGGGCCATGTGCCCTTCACGCTCTTCTATCTTGCAGGCGGCATTGGCGCGGGCCTCGCACAGGTGATTTCAGAGCCCATGGGCACGATCCCCACGGTCGGAGCCTCTGGCGCGATTGCCGCTGTCATGGGCGGATACCTTTTGCTCTACCCACGCGCCAAAGTCGACATCCTATTGATTTTGATCATCTTTTTCAGGATTTTTACGATTCCCGCATGGGTCATGCTGGGCCTGTGGTTTGCACTTCAACTGGTGAATGGCGTCAATGTGGATCCCGAAACCGGAGGCGTCGCCTATTGGGCCCATGCAGGTGGTTTCGTCATCGGCTTCGCCATGGCGCTGCCGCTCTGGCGGCGCAAGGGCGGCACGGAATATTGGAGCAAAACCGAGGGGCACCCGCCCCATCCCGAAGCCAAATACCGCCTGAGCCGCAGCAATGTGCCAACCGTTGGTCGAAACAGGAGCAACGTGCCAAGGATTGGTCGACGCCGTTAG